In the genome of Cydia strobilella chromosome Z, ilCydStro3.1, whole genome shotgun sequence, one region contains:
- the LOC134754781 gene encoding 1-acyl-sn-glycerol-3-phosphate acyltransferase alpha has translation MASSYSYPELFLAGFIFTLPFLYEKSDVFRYYLKFFLYYVYVLVICTVLLPVVLLYPRDVTNLVVASRFCRYASYIVGIEWELRGLEHWDSEQCYIVISNHQSSLDILGMFEMWPRMKRCTVVAKRPLMFTGAFGFGAWLSGLVFIDRLKTDRARQLMREATERVIQEKTKLWVFPEGARFNKGSIQPFKKGAFYLAIDAQIPIMPVVFSQYYFLDSDTKTFEPGKVVITSLPPIPTKGMTRDDIEVLSEMARQKMIEVFNETSKDLVMQKKIAV, from the exons ATGGCTTCCTCCTATTCGTATCCTGAATTATTTTTGGCGGGTTTTATATTTACCTTGCCCTTCCTTTACGAAAAAAGTGATGTTTTTCGATATTACCTGAAGTTTttcttatattatgtatatgtgcTAGTGATCTGCACAGTTTTATTACCCGTAGTGCTACTATATCCTCGCGACGTAACTAACTTAGT TGTTGCTTCCAGGTTTTGCCGTTATGCTTCTTATATAGTGGGAATAGAATGGGAGTTGAGAGGTCTGGAGCACTGGGACAGCGAGCAGTGCTACATAGTCATTTCCAATCATCAGAGCTCTCTGGACATTCTAG GAATGTTTGAGATGTGGCCCCGGATGAAGCGATGCACAGTAGTTGCCAAGAGACCACTGATGTTCACCGGAGCATTTGGGTTTGGTGCCTGGCTATCGGGGCTGGTGTTTATTGACCGCCTGAAGACTGACAGAGCTCGTCAGCTCATGAGGGAAGCTACTGAGCGTGTTATTCAAGAAAAG acTAAACTCTGGGTATTCCCAGAAGGTGCAAGATTCAACAAAGGCAGCATCCAGCCTTTCAAAAAAGGTGCGTTTTACCTCGCCATTGATGCTCAGATACCAATCATGCCTGTTGTATTCAGCCAGTACTACTTTCTGGACAGTGACACCAAAACTTTTGAACCAG GGAAGGTAGTGATCACAAGTTTGCCGCCTATACCGACAAAGGGGATGACCCGCGACGATATCGAGGTGCTCTCGGAGATGGCGCGCCAGAAGATGATCGAGGTATTTAACGAGACCTCTAAAGACCTTGTCATGCAGAAGAAGATCGCTGTATAA